A genomic stretch from Candidatus Schekmanbacteria bacterium includes:
- the tgt gene encoding tRNA guanosine(34) transglycosylase Tgt, whose product MQCSSFNFTLLKTDTGTEARRGVVKTPHGEIQTPFFMPVGTRGVVKTLTSHELEEIGAEIMLCNTYHLFLRPGADIVEEMGGLHGFASWQKPILTDSGGFQVFSLAKLNKIKKDGVEFRSHIDGSLFFFTPEVVMEIQGKLGADIVMAFDECIPYPAEREYCISSVKKTVEWALRSKQSLASNKQALFGIVQGGIYPDIREDCLHQLEEIGFDGMAIGGLSVGEPKEMMYDIVHKIAPMMDRWKPRYLMGVGMPDDIIESVSAGIDMFDCIIPTRQARNGALFTWNGRMIIKNAKFARDENPIDSGCSCFTCRTYSRAYLRHLYQSGETLSLRLNTIHNLHFYLELMKEIRSHIEMGSFSEFKQNMKGRWN is encoded by the coding sequence ATGCAATGTTCATCGTTTAATTTCACATTGCTCAAAACAGACACCGGAACTGAGGCAAGGCGGGGTGTCGTAAAGACTCCGCATGGGGAGATCCAAACTCCATTCTTCATGCCTGTAGGTACCCGCGGTGTTGTAAAGACCCTTACTTCGCATGAGCTGGAAGAAATTGGAGCGGAGATAATGCTCTGCAACACATACCATCTTTTTTTGCGTCCGGGTGCTGATATTGTAGAAGAGATGGGCGGGCTTCATGGATTTGCGAGCTGGCAGAAGCCGATACTCACGGACAGCGGAGGATTCCAGGTATTCAGCCTGGCAAAGCTTAACAAGATAAAAAAGGACGGCGTAGAGTTTCGCTCTCACATAGATGGGAGTCTATTCTTCTTTACACCTGAGGTAGTAATGGAGATACAGGGGAAGCTTGGGGCTGATATTGTGATGGCTTTTGACGAGTGCATCCCTTATCCTGCTGAAAGGGAATATTGCATAAGCTCGGTCAAAAAAACAGTTGAATGGGCACTGCGCTCCAAACAGTCCCTTGCCAGTAATAAACAGGCGCTCTTCGGGATAGTACAGGGAGGGATTTATCCAGATATACGTGAAGACTGTCTGCATCAGCTCGAGGAGATAGGATTTGACGGAATGGCGATAGGAGGATTAAGCGTAGGCGAGCCAAAAGAGATGATGTATGATATAGTCCATAAAATTGCTCCCATGATGGACAGATGGAAGCCTAGATATTTGATGGGTGTGGGTATGCCTGATGACATTATAGAGTCGGTATCTGCCGGAATAGACATGTTTGACTGCATAATCCCGACACGTCAGGCTCGAAACGGAGCCCTCTTTACATGGAATGGGAGAATGATTATAAAGAACGCAAAATTTGCAAGAGATGAAAACCCGATTGACAGCGGATGCAGTTGCTTTACATGCCGCACATATTCAAGGGCATATCTGAGGCATCTTTATCAGTCAGGGGAGACATTGAGCCTGAGGCTTAACACGATACATAACCTGCATTTTTATTTAGAGCTTATGAAAGAGATAAGAAGTCATATTGAAATGGGGAGTTTCTCAGAATTTAAACAGAATATGAAAGGGAGGTGGAACTGA
- the yajC gene encoding preprotein translocase subunit YajC yields the protein MLGLAYAMAPQGGGQAQGGSGYAFIIMMAVIFGLFYLLILRPQQKEQKKAQEMLNNVQKGDRILTKGGIYGSVIQTKDDILLVKIADNVKVEIARNAVVSVLTEKAESESQSKS from the coding sequence ATGTTAGGTTTAGCTTATGCAATGGCACCACAGGGAGGCGGGCAGGCTCAGGGGGGCTCAGGTTATGCATTTATTATAATGATGGCCGTGATTTTCGGTCTTTTCTACCTTCTCATCTTAAGGCCCCAGCAGAAGGAGCAGAAAAAAGCTCAGGAAATGCTGAACAATGTCCAGAAGGGGGACCGGATTCTCACAAAAGGCGGGATATATGGATCGGTTATACAGACCAAGGATGACATACTTCTTGTTAAAATAGCAGACAATGTTAAAGTTGAAATTGCAAGGAATGCTGTAGTAAGTGTATTAACTGAAAAAGCTGAAAGTGAAAGTCAAAGTAAAAGTTAA
- the secD gene encoding protein translocase subunit SecD gives MNNTLKWKILFVLGLMVAAIWGAYPLKEKIKLGLDLQGGVHLLMGVNTEKAIISETVHMKNYILRGLTEKGLKVNASQVGEGRSFSLEFSSAQDRDKAKGLLSSDYKETDVKDGSGNSLIISMSENMLTNYVNLTVQQAIEILRNRVDKFGVSEPVIQKQGNDKIVIQLPGLDDPERAKKLIQTGGVLEFKIVGGEGAAPDEIIKKLGGTLPENLEILPYEVGTADTKGLRGYLLVKKEAEITGNYLKDARVSQDDYGLSAVSFEFNPEGATMFGKITESNIGKQLAIVLDGKVQSAPVIKSKITDRGQITGNFSAQEAQDLVVILRAGALPAELEYLEERTVGPSLGADSIKAGVTASIVGFILIVIFMAVYYKWSGLVANFALLLNGILLVGAMAYFGFTLTLPGIAGIALTLGMAVDANVLIYERIREELRLGRTVRSAVDMGFSRAMSTIVDSNVTTLIAALVMFQFGTGPVKGFAVTLSIGLLISMFTAVFVSRIIFDLRITSGKVKSLSI, from the coding sequence ATGAATAATACATTGAAGTGGAAGATATTGTTTGTGTTAGGTCTGATGGTTGCAGCTATCTGGGGCGCTTATCCTCTGAAGGAGAAGATAAAGCTTGGTCTAGACCTTCAAGGGGGAGTCCATCTGCTAATGGGGGTAAACACAGAAAAAGCCATAATCAGTGAAACTGTGCATATGAAGAATTATATTCTTCGCGGTCTGACTGAAAAGGGTCTAAAGGTTAACGCATCACAGGTAGGAGAAGGGAGAAGTTTCTCACTTGAATTCTCTTCGGCGCAGGACAGGGATAAAGCAAAAGGTCTCCTTTCAAGCGATTATAAAGAGACTGATGTTAAAGATGGAAGCGGGAATTCCCTTATAATCTCAATGAGCGAAAATATGCTCACAAATTACGTGAATCTCACAGTCCAGCAGGCAATTGAGATACTGCGAAACCGTGTTGATAAATTCGGTGTTTCTGAGCCGGTTATACAGAAACAAGGTAATGACAAAATAGTAATACAGCTTCCGGGACTTGATGATCCGGAGAGGGCAAAAAAACTAATTCAGACTGGCGGAGTGCTGGAGTTTAAGATAGTCGGGGGAGAAGGAGCAGCACCTGATGAGATAATTAAGAAATTAGGAGGTACTCTTCCGGAAAACCTTGAGATTCTCCCTTATGAAGTTGGCACAGCGGACACCAAAGGGCTCAGGGGTTATCTCCTTGTGAAAAAGGAAGCTGAGATCACCGGGAATTATCTAAAAGATGCACGCGTAAGCCAGGATGATTATGGACTTTCAGCGGTAAGTTTCGAGTTCAACCCTGAAGGCGCTACAATGTTTGGAAAGATAACAGAGAGTAATATCGGCAAACAGCTTGCCATAGTCCTTGACGGAAAAGTTCAATCAGCGCCAGTCATTAAATCCAAAATAACGGACAGGGGACAGATAACAGGCAACTTCTCAGCTCAGGAAGCGCAGGATCTCGTCGTCATATTGAGGGCAGGCGCTCTTCCGGCGGAGCTTGAATACCTCGAGGAAAGGACCGTAGGTCCTTCGCTCGGAGCTGACTCGATCAAGGCAGGTGTTACGGCATCAATAGTCGGATTTATCCTCATAGTTATTTTCATGGCTGTGTATTACAAATGGTCAGGTCTTGTTGCAAACTTTGCTCTCCTTTTGAATGGAATTTTACTTGTAGGTGCTATGGCATACTTCGGCTTCACTCTTACTCTTCCTGGTATAGCTGGTATTGCCCTTACCCTCGGTATGGCTGTGGATGCCAATGTCCTTATATATGAAAGGATAAGGGAGGAGTTGAGGCTTGGAAGGACAGTGCGCTCAGCCGTTGATATGGGTTTTTCAAGAGCAATGTCTACCATCGTTGATTCCAATGTGACAACACTTATTGCGGCACTTGTAATGTTTCAGTTTGGTACAGGCCCGGTCAAAGGGTTTGCCGTTACGCTAAGCATTGGTCTGCTGATAAGCATGTTTACCGCTGTGTTTGTTTCCAGGATCATATTTGATCTGAGGATAACGAGCGGTAAAGTAAAATCTTTGAGCATTTAG
- the secF gene encoding protein translocase subunit SecF, with product MEIFKPNININFVGRINLWIGISIVTVIISISSLVYHKGLNPGIDFAGGTLVEVHFNNNNASINDVRDAISAVGLATSGIQQSGEGNVLIKTELSESGKISDRIKSALNDKFGKGSFRIERVEMVGPATGADLRLKAQTALLFSIIGMIIYISYRFQNRITIPIISVALVTWFLSTVNWIPVTTLCIISLVATLAACIWFDLRQAFGSIIALIHDVIVAVGALSLTGREFSLTTLAAILTIIGYSMNDTIVVYDRIRENLNKRKDIPLGELINRSINETLSRTILTSGLTLLTIVALYIYGGPVINDFSFALLVGIVTGTYSSIYVASSTLVIWDRIAGSSKKNKKK from the coding sequence ATGGAAATATTTAAACCTAATATAAATATAAATTTTGTAGGCCGGATAAATCTCTGGATTGGAATCTCAATTGTGACAGTAATTATAAGCATATCTTCTCTCGTGTATCACAAGGGACTTAACCCAGGCATAGACTTTGCGGGAGGAACTCTTGTTGAAGTCCATTTTAACAACAATAATGCAAGTATTAATGATGTAAGAGATGCTATAAGTGCAGTAGGTTTAGCCACCAGTGGTATTCAGCAGTCAGGAGAAGGGAACGTTCTGATTAAGACTGAACTAAGCGAGTCCGGAAAGATAAGTGACAGGATAAAGTCCGCGCTCAATGATAAGTTCGGCAAAGGCTCTTTTAGAATAGAACGTGTTGAAATGGTAGGCCCTGCGACAGGCGCTGACCTAAGATTGAAAGCCCAGACTGCTTTACTGTTTTCAATAATTGGGATGATTATTTATATTTCCTATCGTTTCCAGAACCGTATAACTATCCCAATTATATCGGTCGCTCTTGTTACATGGTTTCTTTCTACGGTAAACTGGATTCCTGTAACAACATTATGTATTATTTCTCTTGTCGCTACTCTTGCAGCATGTATCTGGTTTGATCTGAGGCAGGCGTTCGGCTCCATAATTGCGCTTATCCATGATGTTATTGTCGCGGTTGGAGCCTTATCACTTACAGGAAGAGAATTCTCACTCACAACATTGGCGGCCATACTGACCATCATTGGTTATTCTATGAATGACACGATAGTTGTTTATGACAGGATAAGAGAGAACCTGAATAAGAGGAAGGATATTCCTCTTGGTGAGCTTATCAACCGCTCAATAAATGAGACACTGAGCAGGACCATATTGACCTCAGGACTAACTCTTCTTACCATAGTAGCGCTCTATATTTATGGCGGACCTGTTATCAATGATTTTTCTTTTGCGCTTCTGGTAGGTATAGTTACCGGTACATATTCATCAATTTATGTTGCAAGCTCGACACTGGTGATATGGGACAGAATAGCCGGCAGCAGCAAAAAGAATAAGAAGAAGTAA
- a CDS encoding helix-hairpin-helix domain-containing protein, which translates to MTACEKKKVFALIFLSVLVLLSVLARHATELRERPSGILDKAKDEFLNEGPYRLININEAKPSELELIPGIGEVYAARIIVERSRRNGFTSITELKSVKGIGDKRMETIRKFTGIWKSGKK; encoded by the coding sequence GTGACTGCTTGTGAGAAGAAAAAGGTGTTTGCTCTTATCTTTCTTTCCGTATTAGTTCTTTTATCTGTTTTAGCACGGCATGCAACTGAGCTTAGGGAAAGACCTTCCGGGATTTTAGATAAAGCAAAAGATGAGTTTCTGAATGAAGGACCATATAGACTTATTAATATAAATGAGGCAAAGCCGTCAGAACTTGAGCTTATCCCCGGCATAGGAGAAGTTTATGCAGCGCGAATCATCGTGGAACGTTCCAGGAGGAATGGTTTTACGAGCATTACAGAGCTTAAATCAGTAAAAGGAATAGGGGATAAGAGGATGGAGACAATAAGGAAATTTACAGGGATATGGAAGTCAGGAAAAAAATAG
- a CDS encoding MtnX-like HAD-IB family phosphatase, whose translation MEVRKKIAVFSDFDGTISEKDVCYLLLEKYADFNWQEIDKKWIDGELSTEEAYRTMLGKIDLKKSEFDRFIDNVKIDESFVIFYEFCRSNSIEIEIVSDGLDYYIKRILGKYGITDISIHTNHLEFDGETWVLQFNNTAAKLCPKKNNPCGFCKIEPVLKKKNDGFITVYIGDGASDRCPATVSDYLFAKGYLANYCRDNNIIHREFKSFEDIKNTLKEILYE comes from the coding sequence ATGGAAGTCAGGAAAAAAATAGCAGTTTTCAGCGATTTTGACGGGACAATTAGCGAGAAGGATGTATGCTATCTCTTGCTTGAAAAATATGCGGACTTTAACTGGCAGGAAATCGATAAAAAATGGATAGACGGGGAGCTTAGTACGGAAGAAGCTTACAGGACAATGCTTGGGAAGATAGATTTAAAAAAATCCGAGTTTGACAGGTTTATAGACAATGTGAAGATAGATGAGAGTTTCGTAATCTTCTATGAATTTTGCAGGTCAAACAGCATAGAGATTGAGATTGTAAGCGACGGGCTGGATTATTATATAAAGAGAATACTTGGGAAATATGGGATTACAGATATCAGCATCCATACAAACCATCTTGAATTTGACGGTGAAACATGGGTTTTACAGTTTAACAATACAGCGGCTAAACTTTGTCCGAAAAAAAACAACCCATGCGGATTCTGTAAGATTGAGCCTGTATTAAAGAAAAAAAATGATGGTTTTATAACGGTTTATATTGGAGACGGGGCTTCTGACAGATGTCCTGCCACGGTATCAGATTACCTGTTCGCTAAAGGTTATCTTGCTAATTACTGCCGTGACAATAATATTATACATAGGGAATTTAAAAGTTTTGAAGATATAAAAAATACGCTGAAGGAGATTTTATATGAATAA
- a CDS encoding N-carbamoylputrescine amidase, with product MLKVAGIQFACSKDKEKNTELALSLAEMAVGKEAQILCFQELFNLRWFPSDTISAEAFAFAETAEGKTVSLMKDFAKKNKVVVVCPFFEKANDGVYYNSAAVIDADGMLLGLYRKTHIPEIPYWHEKHFFKPGNLGFPVFKTCYAKIGIQICWDIFFPEVSRILAYKGAQIIFAPTASDAVPSMPKWEKTLAANAITNGVFMFRVNRVGKEEFHEFYGNSFCLNPDGEIICGPSGMNDGILVAETDLTQISETRRIWPFLRDRREEIYGELTGFSWINNSDMPEEE from the coding sequence ATGCTGAAAGTTGCCGGAATACAGTTTGCATGTTCAAAAGACAAAGAGAAGAACACGGAGCTTGCGCTTTCCCTTGCAGAGATGGCAGTAGGCAAAGAGGCGCAGATATTGTGTTTCCAGGAACTCTTCAATCTTCGATGGTTCCCAAGCGACACGATATCCGCAGAAGCCTTCGCATTTGCCGAGACTGCTGAAGGGAAAACTGTTTCCTTGATGAAAGACTTCGCAAAGAAGAACAAGGTCGTAGTAGTATGCCCTTTTTTTGAAAAAGCAAATGACGGCGTATATTATAACTCCGCCGCTGTTATAGATGCCGACGGCATGCTGCTTGGTCTTTACCGGAAGACGCATATACCTGAGATACCCTACTGGCATGAGAAACATTTCTTCAAGCCAGGCAACCTCGGCTTCCCTGTGTTCAAGACATGCTATGCGAAAATAGGAATACAGATCTGCTGGGACATATTCTTCCCAGAGGTCTCAAGGATACTCGCATATAAAGGAGCGCAGATAATATTTGCGCCTACCGCATCTGATGCTGTTCCTTCAATGCCAAAATGGGAAAAAACATTAGCTGCAAATGCGATCACCAATGGAGTCTTCATGTTCCGCGTAAACCGCGTAGGCAAAGAGGAATTTCACGAGTTCTACGGCAACAGCTTCTGCCTGAACCCTGACGGAGAAATAATCTGCGGGCCAAGCGGAATGAACGACGGCATACTTGTGGCTGAAACCGACCTTACTCAAATCTCGGAAACAAGGCGCATCTGGCCCTTCCTGCGTGACCGGAGAGAAGAGATATACGGAGAGCTTACCGGCTTCAGCTGGATAAATAATTCCGATATGCCCGAAGAGGAATAA
- the phoU gene encoding phosphate signaling complex protein PhoU: MLEEKISSLKKEIIEYGSLAEKMIEKSIKGILKRDNNILTEVIENDEPKANRLEIEIDEHCTTCIAQYEPKARNLRTILMILKISNDLERIADHAVNIAESGLFLVENLPVKPLIDIPRMADLTTTMLKDSITSLINEDSLLARDICERDNTVDALKDQILRELITFMSSDSSTIARAMQLIRISSNLERIADLSTNIGEDVIFMVEGKNIKHHQQDGPAR; the protein is encoded by the coding sequence ATGCTTGAAGAAAAAATCTCATCATTGAAAAAAGAAATCATCGAGTATGGAAGCCTTGCTGAGAAGATGATTGAAAAGAGTATTAAGGGAATATTAAAAAGAGATAATAACATTCTGACTGAAGTAATCGAAAATGATGAGCCCAAGGCAAACAGGCTCGAAATTGAAATAGATGAGCATTGCACGACCTGTATTGCCCAGTATGAACCCAAAGCAAGAAATCTCAGGACTATTTTGATGATTTTGAAGATTAGCAATGATCTTGAAAGGATTGCTGACCATGCTGTGAACATAGCAGAAAGCGGACTATTTCTTGTAGAAAATCTTCCTGTAAAACCCCTGATAGATATCCCCCGCATGGCAGACCTTACAACAACTATGCTGAAAGACAGCATAACTTCACTTATAAATGAAGACAGCTTATTGGCACGGGATATTTGTGAAAGGGATAACACTGTTGACGCATTGAAAGATCAGATATTAAGGGAACTCATTACCTTCATGAGCTCAGACTCAAGCACCATTGCGCGCGCCATGCAATTGATCAGGATTTCATCGAACCTTGAGCGTATTGCAGACCTTTCCACAAATATTGGCGAGGACGTCATATTCATGGTTGAAGGGAAGAACATAAAGCACCATCAGCAGGACGGTCCAGCCAGATAA
- the pstB gene encoding phosphate ABC transporter ATP-binding protein, giving the protein MESTVLRTENFNAYFGDSHIVKNVNLSIPKNKVTAIMGPSGCGKTTLIRCINRMHELFPNAAVSGKIYLYDEDIYEMNPIILRRKIGMVFQRPNPFPTMSIYDNVIAGYKLNGFKSSRRELDIIVEESLKKAALWAEVKDNIHRKGTFLSGGQQQRLCIARALAMNPEAILLDEPTSALDPKATLHIEELIVELKKSVTIIMVTHNIAQAARVSDFTAFMYLGELIEFGTSEKVFTVPTDKRTEEYLTGKFG; this is encoded by the coding sequence ATGGAAAGTACAGTTTTAAGGACAGAAAATTTCAACGCCTACTTCGGGGATTCTCACATTGTAAAAAATGTTAATCTCTCAATCCCAAAAAATAAAGTCACTGCAATCATGGGGCCATCCGGATGCGGCAAAACAACATTAATCCGCTGCATAAACCGTATGCATGAACTATTTCCCAATGCCGCAGTGTCCGGAAAAATATATCTTTACGATGAAGACATCTATGAAATGAATCCCATAATCCTCAGAAGAAAGATAGGAATGGTATTTCAGCGTCCCAACCCATTCCCTACCATGAGCATCTATGACAATGTGATTGCAGGTTACAAATTAAACGGTTTTAAATCTTCAAGAAGGGAACTTGACATCATTGTAGAAGAGTCTCTCAAAAAAGCAGCTCTCTGGGCTGAAGTTAAGGACAACATCCACAGGAAGGGGACATTCTTGTCAGGAGGACAGCAGCAGAGGCTTTGTATAGCAAGGGCGCTTGCCATGAATCCTGAAGCCATTCTTCTTGATGAGCCGACATCAGCGCTCGACCCAAAAGCCACTCTCCACATAGAAGAACTTATTGTCGAACTTAAGAAGAGTGTAACTATCATAATGGTCACACACAATATCGCGCAGGCAGCAAGGGTTTCTGATTTCACTGCTTTCATGTATCTTGGGGAGCTTATCGAGTTTGGCACTTCAGAAAAAGTATTCACTGTTCCTACGGACAAGCGCACAGAGGAATATCTTACCGGGAAATTCGGATAA